The sequence TTTTGATCTTTTGTTCGTCTTTAATTTTAGGATTTTCTATAGTTAAAATTGCGGTAAGCTTGGTAAATCCTCCATTTGGCTGGGATGATTTGAATTATCATTTTACATTCGCAGTCGAATGGTTTAAGAACAAGTCGCTTCTTACACCGATAGTAGTTAGCGACTATCCTGCGCCAAGTTATTATCCTTTAAATGGCAGCTTCATATTTTTTTGGCTACTGTTGCCTTTTAAGAATGTTTTTCTTGCTAATCTAGGGCAGGTGCCTTTTTATATTGTTGTTTTTTTATCTATGTATTCTATCGGTAAAAAAATTGGCCTTAGCCAAAAATATTCGGTTTATGCTTCTATCTTGCTATTATTGGTGCCTAATTATTTTAAGCAGATGAGGATAGCTTATGTTGATGTTATGGTAGCTGCTTTTTTTCTACTGGCCCTTAATTTCTTAGCTAATTTAAAGAAGGAGTTTAGTATTAGAAATGTATTACTTGTGGGGTTGTCTTGTGGCCTATTAATCGGTACTAAAATAATAGCTATCCCGCATATGTTAATTATCTCAGTTTATTTTCTATTGTTATCTGGTCTCTCATTAATTAAAAATAGACAATACAAGCGGTTTTTTTCTTCAGTTTTTATTTTTATATTAGCTGCTATTGTTATGGGGGGATTCAGCTATATCAGGAATTTTATCATGACGGGTAATCCGCTTTATCCTCTTGAGCTAAAGTTATTTGGAAGAACGCTTTTTAAGGGTGTCTTAGGAGGAGAATTTATCAATAATGATAATGGTGCATTTGCTTTGGGAAAATTTCTTTTCCATGAAGGTGTAGGGGCTGGGTTTATTTTATATGTAATACCTGGTTTAATCCTTGCTGGCATTGCTTTAATAAAGAAAGCCCCTGCGCATAAATGGCTTCTGTGGGCGTTGTTTATATTAATTCCATTTTTATATTTTGTTTACCGTTTTGAAGTTGGTGTTGCAAATATCAGGTATCTTTACCCTTGGTTTGCTATATGCTATATCCTGGCTATCTGGGGCTTGTCTACTTTTAGAATTCCGGAAAAAATACTCAGATACGGGCTTATTGTATGTTCACTTGCTTCAGTAGCTGAATTTGCCAAGCGCAATGAATTGATATTTTCATTTATATTATCATTAATATTATTTGTTTTATTTTTTAATATCCGTAAGGTTAAACGTTTTTTATTATTAAAGCCGCTAGTAACTTTTTTTGTATTTTTTATAATTGGAGCTTCTTTTTTACAATATCTTTATATTGATTATTCTAAGAATGAATTTAAAAGGTATAAGCTTTCGCAGAAGAATTCTGGGTTTTGGCCTGAGGCTATTGATGCCTGGATTTGGCTTGATCAAAACACAGACGGTAACAATATCGCCTATATTGGCAGGCCGGTGCCGTTTCCTTTGTATGGAACTAAGCTCAAGAATAATGTATTTTATGTTTCAGTAAACCAAGGGGCGCCGTATCTGCATGCTTATAGAAATTCCTGGTATTCTTGTAGTGGCGGATATGAGAATTTTCATAAAGTACTCATGGAGCCAAATAATTACCGGGGTAATGCCGAGTACAATACATGGTTAAATAATCTAAAGGAAAAAAATACGGGTTTCCTTTTTATTTATTCACTGCATCAGATTAAGGGGATAGAGTTTCCTATCGAGGATAGCTGGGCTAAAATGCATCCTGAGGTATTTAGCCTGGTATTTAATAACAATACAATACATGTTTATAGGATAAGATGAAATTATCGATAATCGTTCCGGCGCATAATGAAGAGGATAATATTGGCAGCCTTATCGACAAAGCCGAATTAATTTTAAAAATTGATTTTGAATTACTGGTAGTTAATGACCATTCTTCTGATTCTACAGCCAGTATTGTTCTTGATAAGATGCGGCTCTTTGGTAATGTCCGCTTAATTGAAAATAAGTTGGATGCTGGATTTGCCAATGCTTTACGGTCAGGATTTGCCAATGCTTCAGGAGATCTTATTTTACCCCTTATGGCTGATCTTTGTGATGATCTGGGTACGGTTAATATAATGTATAATAAAATTAACGAAGGCTATGATGTAGTTTGTGGTTCCAGATATATTAAAGGCGGCGCAAGGATCGGAGGTTCTAAGCTAAAAGGATTCTTATCCTCTTTGGCTGGTTGGAGTTCATATTATTTATTAGGTGTATCCACTCATGATATTGCTAATGCTTTTAAAATGTATAGGAAAGGGGTTATCGGCAGTATCAATATTCAAGCAAAAGGTTTTGAAATATCCATGGAATTGCCACTTAAAGCATACTACGCTGGCTTTAAGATAACCGAAACACCTACGAAGTGGCGTGAAAGAGAAAAAGGTAAATCCAGTTTTAGAATGTTTGACCTAATTCCCAATTATTTAAAGCTTTATCTTTGGGCACTTAAGAAAAGGATGGGTTTCTAATATGGCATTACTTTCAGTTATTGTACCAGTTTTTAATGAAGCCAAGACCATAAAACAGGTAATTGACAAAATTTATTCTGTGAATATCGATAAAGAAATTATTGTAATTGATAATTGCTCAACTGATGGGACGCAAAAAATTTTAAGCCTGTTACATTATGATAATTTAAAAGTTATTTATCATAGCAGTAACCGCGGCAAGGGAGCATCTTTCTTAACCGGTTTAGATAATGCTACTGGCGAGTATATTGTTACTCAAGATGCTGATTTGGAATATGATCCGAATGATTATCTGCGTTTATTCGAAGAGATTAAAGACGATAAGTATGATATGGTTTCAGGAGCGCGTTTTTTTGAAGGCCACCATGGGTTATTAATGCATGTAGCAGGCAACAAAGTCTTAACGTTTGTGCTGAACTTTCTTTATGGAGCAAAACTAAATGATTGCGCAACTTGTTATAAAATGGCACGCAGGCAGGTGTATAAAACATTTGCATTAGAATCCACTGGTTTTGATATGGATTTTGAAATTATCTGTAAAGCATTGAGGAAAGGTTTGAGAATTAAAGAATTAGCTGTTTCTTATCACCCACGTTCTTATAAAGAAGGAAAGAAAATCAGGATTAATGATGCTTTCTGGGCGATTTTAACTATGTTTAAGTATAGATTTTGGAGGTAAAGCCATGAAAATACTGCAAGTTTTAGATTTTATTATTTATTGGTCAATCGTGATATTTCCTTTTTCGATAGGTATCTCCAATGGTTTTATGAATACCTTTTTTGGATTTATTGTTGTCGCGTTCCTGCTTAAGAAGATAATAAAAAAAGAATGCATATTTTCTAAAACGCATATTAATATTCCGTTACTAGCGTTATTTCTGTTAACCCTTTTTTCACTTTTTTATTCTGCTTACCCGAAAGATACGCTTAGGGGTGGGATTTTCAGGCTTCTGCAATATATTATTTTATTCTTTGCTCTTGTTGGAGAGGTAAGGGATAAAAAGCATATCTGGCGAATAATTTTTTCAATTTTTGCCGGTTTGGTATTTGTTTCTATCGATGCGATTTGGCAGGTAGGTACCGGAAAAGATTTTGTAAGAGGATATAATCCAATGTTG comes from Candidatus Omnitrophota bacterium and encodes:
- a CDS encoding glycosyltransferase, coding for MKLSIIVPAHNEEDNIGSLIDKAELILKIDFELLVVNDHSSDSTASIVLDKMRLFGNVRLIENKLDAGFANALRSGFANASGDLILPLMADLCDDLGTVNIMYNKINEGYDVVCGSRYIKGGARIGGSKLKGFLSSLAGWSSYYLLGVSTHDIANAFKMYRKGVIGSINIQAKGFEISMELPLKAYYAGFKITETPTKWREREKGKSSFRMFDLIPNYLKLYLWALKKRMGF
- a CDS encoding glycosyltransferase family 2 protein, translated to MALLSVIVPVFNEAKTIKQVIDKIYSVNIDKEIIVIDNCSTDGTQKILSLLHYDNLKVIYHSSNRGKGASFLTGLDNATGEYIVTQDADLEYDPNDYLRLFEEIKDDKYDMVSGARFFEGHHGLLMHVAGNKVLTFVLNFLYGAKLNDCATCYKMARRQVYKTFALESTGFDMDFEIICKALRKGLRIKELAVSYHPRSYKEGKKIRINDAFWAILTMFKYRFWR